GGCAGCCTTGAGGTAGTCGCGCGGTGGGTCAGCCAGGAGCCCCGCCACGCCCTCGAGCCCGACCTGGTGCGTGATCAGCCGCTCGAACGGGTAGGCGCCGCTGCCGAGGAACGCGAGCGCGGCGCGCACGTGTCGTGGTGCGTGGTGGAAAGCGCCTCGCAGCGTCACCTCCTCGTAGTGGATGCGGTACGGGTCGACCTCGACGCGGGCATCTCGCGGCAGGCCGCCGAAGGCGAGCACCGTGCCGCCGGGGCGGACGAGCGCGAGCGCGAGTTGCCATGCGTCGGCGCTGCCGGCCGCCTCGATGACGACGTCCGCGCCCGCACCGTCGCCCGGCTCGGCGCCGAAGAGCGGCGCCAGCGCTCGGCGTTCCGGCCTCGAGCCGACGCCGATCGGCCACCCGCCCGCGTCGGCGACGCAGGCGCAGAGCATGAGCCCGATCGGCCCGAGCCCGATCACCGCGACGGTGTCCCCGGCCTGAACGCCGGCGGCCTCGACGCCATGCAGGCAGCAGGCGAGCGGCTCCACCATCGCCGCCAGCTCGGCGGGCATCCCGGCCGGCACGGGGAGGAGGTTCACGCGCGCGATCCGCTCCGGCACGAGCACGAATTCGGCGTAGGCGCCGTTGAGCAGCGGCAAGAGGCTCGCGCACAGCGTCTCCTGGCCGCGCCGGCAGGCGTCGCAGGCGCCGCACGGGGCCGAGTTGGCGGCGACGACCCGGCGCCCGCTGGCGACGTCGACGCCGCACAGCTCGTGCCCGAAGGCGCTCGGGGGCGATCCGAGCAGGACGGGGTGCCCGCGCCGGAACGCCTTCGTGTCGGTGCCGTCGGTGAGCGCGACCTCGACCTGCACGAGCACGTCGCCGTCGGCCTGCGGCTCGGGCCGTGGCACGTCCTCGACCCGCAGGTCGCCGGGTCCGTGGAAGACGAGCGCCCTCACGGCGTGAGCACGACCTTGAGCGCCCCGGCGCCGCGGTGGAGCGCGAGCGCCTCGTCGAAGCGCTCGAGCGGCAGCACGGTCGGGTCGGGGAGGTCGATCTCGGGCAGGAGCGCGACGGCCTCCGCCATGTGGCGCGGCGAGGCGGAGCGCGAGCCGATCACGGTCAGCTCGCGGCGGTAGATGGGGTCGACGGGCACCACGCCGGCGTCCGCGAAGAGCAGCACGGTGCCGCCGGGCTCGACGGTGCGCAGGGCCGCCTCGCCGCCGCCCGCCGCGCACAGGACGACCGCGTCGACGGGGCCGTCGGGTGGACGTCCGGCGCGCGCCGGCTCCCGGTCGATCGCGAACACCTCGTCGCCGCGGCGCGTGAGCACGGCGCCGAAGAGGCGGCCGATGAATCCGTTGCCGACCACGAGAACGCGGCCGCGTGGCACGCGCTCCGCCCCGCGCAGCACGCAGGCGAGCGGCTCCACGAACGTGCCGCGGGCGTCGCTCACATCCGCCGGGAGCTCGAGCCAGCCGCCCGCGCGGACGCGCTCGGCGAAGCCGCCGGGCACGATCGTCGGCTCGGGAAAGCGCTCGCAGGTCGACTCGTGCCCGGCGCGGCAGCGCGGGCAGCTGCCGCAGCCGCTGTGGTGCACGAGTGCGACGCGGCGCCCGTCGGCGGTCTCCGCGACGACCTCGTGTCCGAGCACCGTGCCCGCGGGCGCGACCCCGATCTTCTCGACGTCGGAGCCGCAGAGCCCGCACGCGAGCACGCGCACGGGCTCGCCGCCGCCCGCCGGCTCGTCGATGTCGGCGAGCTCGGGCTCACCTCGGGCCCCTAGGACGACGGCGCGCACCGGCGTATCGTAGGCGTGGGAACGCCGACAATCGGAGGACGAGATGCCCGTGAAGCTCCACCGCTGCTCCGTGATG
The Gaiella occulta genome window above contains:
- a CDS encoding alcohol dehydrogenase catalytic domain-containing protein, with amino-acid sequence MRAVVLGARGEPELADIDEPAGGGEPVRVLACGLCGSDVEKIGVAPAGTVLGHEVVAETADGRRVALVHHSGCGSCPRCRAGHESTCERFPEPTIVPGGFAERVRAGGWLELPADVSDARGTFVEPLACVLRGAERVPRGRVLVVGNGFIGRLFGAVLTRRGDEVFAIDREPARAGRPPDGPVDAVVLCAAGGGEAALRTVEPGGTVLLFADAGVVPVDPIYRRELTVIGSRSASPRHMAEAVALLPEIDLPDPTVLPLERFDEALALHRGAGALKVVLTP
- a CDS encoding zinc-dependent alcohol dehydrogenase, translated to MRALVFHGPGDLRVEDVPRPEPQADGDVLVQVEVALTDGTDTKAFRRGHPVLLGSPPSAFGHELCGVDVASGRRVVAANSAPCGACDACRRGQETLCASLLPLLNGAYAEFVLVPERIARVNLLPVPAGMPAELAAMVEPLACCLHGVEAAGVQAGDTVAVIGLGPIGLMLCACVADAGGWPIGVGSRPERRALAPLFGAEPGDGAGADVVIEAAGSADAWQLALALVRPGGTVLAFGGLPRDARVEVDPYRIHYEEVTLRGAFHHAPRHVRAALAFLGSGAYPFERLITHQVGLEGVAGLLADPPRDYLKAAVVVSG